The following nucleotide sequence is from Kiritimatiella glycovorans.
ATGACCTCCGGGAAACGGTCGTAGTGACCGGTCTCATGCAGCGCACGAATCAGGTAGTAACAGCCGAAAAAGGAAGCGGGGTCCAGGGAGTCGTCTGCGAGCATGCGATCCACCACCGTCTCCCGCATCGCTTCGGGAACCGCGCCGGCCAGCAGTGCCCAGGCCTGGCCGTACCGGCTCGCGTCCGGTCCGCCGGGGCAGTCCTCGTAGACCCCGCGGTCGGCGTTCCAGAACAAATCATACACGGCGCCGGCGAGGTCTTCCGAACGACGATCGAGCGCATCGGCCCGCTCCGTTTCTCCGACCGCCCGTTCCAGGTCGGCCATCACGCGCAGGGTGTAGACGTACTGGCTGCTGATGATACACGTCGGGCCGCGGTCCCAGCCGGGCGGCTGTCCGCGATCCCAGCGCGGCGACCAGTCCACGATATTCCAGTGCGGGAGCCGCGACGGCAGACCGCGGTCGTCCGTGTGCCGTCCGAACCAGTCCATGATGGACCGCATCGCCGGCATGAGTTCGCGGATCGTGTCCGCATCCCCCGACCACTCGTAATAGTCGCCCGCCATCATGACGGTGTGGAGGCTCCACGACGGGATCACGACCGGGAGCGTGGAGGGATAGCGGCACTGGGTGATGCCCTCGGCCGTAATCGACCAGGCAAAGTGGTGCAGCGCCTGGCGGCTGAGATCCGTCTTGCCGCCCGCCAGCATGTTGATCCGCGAGGTGATCACGTTATCGCCGGGATACTGCATCTGTTCGTAATACGGACAGTCCTCGAACGTTTCATGCGCACACAGGCGGAAGGTTCGCCAGCTTATGTCCGCCATCCGGTTGAATCGCTCGTCCGAACAGGTGAACGACCAGGCCTCGTCTTCGAACGGGTGAGCGCAGAAACGGTACCGCAGCCCCCCCATCGTCACGGGCTCCCCGCCCGTCTTCAGCGTCAGTTCGAGAAACTGGAAGGTGCGCCAGTGGAACGGCTCCCACCTCCGGGCCGCGCCATCCAGCGTGATCTCGTCGTACCACCCCGTCATCGTTCCGCGGTGATCGAACGTCCATCCCGTGGTCTCGTCGGCGTATCCGGTCGAGACGCCGGACATATCGACGGGCCGGCCGAGAATATTCGCGCCGGGCGTGGACCACGGCAGGCGCAGCGCCTCCGCATAGCGCAGGCGGACCGACGCCCCCTGCCCTCCCTCCGTCTCCAGCACCGGATACCCGGTCTGCAACGCGCCGGCGTCGAAGAGCACGGTGACCTCGCTGCGGGCGGGCACTTCCAGGGCCTCGCCCCCGGCGAACCGCCGCCAGGCCTCATCCGGCTCCTCACCGCCCGGGAGAAAAACCTCGCCCGGCAGCCGCGGATCGCTCTCGAACATCGGCGCGGTCATTTCGGGAAGCAGCCCATAGGGCGAAGGCGCATCGCGCCGGTCGTCGAAGCGGGTGCCCGGATAGAGTTCACGCGCCGCGGCCCACTCGCCGTCGTCGAAGGAAGGCTGCGCCCAGCCCGCGGGTTCGGCACGGGCGTCGAAGCGCTCGAAATAGCCGACAAAACCGCCGTAAGGACACCCTTCGTTATGAAAGCTGAAGGCGCGATCGATATCCACCTTCCATTGCGCATCCGTATCGAGCCGCTCGATGTCCGCTCCGGATTCATCCGTGACCGCGCCTTCGAGGATCAGTCCTCCGGCGAAACTCATCACCGAACATGGCGCACCCAGCTCGGGCGGCCAGCAACGAACCGGCGACATATCCATGACCAGCGCGGCGATCACATTTCGCCCGGGCCGCAGGTGCGGGGTCAGGTCGAGTTCGCGATAGCACTGGTGAACCACGTCGCCCTTTGCCGGCCCGCGGTCGACGGAGACGCCGTTGCAGTAGAGCCGGTAGCGGCTGTCAGCCGAGATCGCCGCCGCGCAGCGTTTACCCTCGACCGACTCCAGCTCAAACGTGCGGCGGAAGCGCCGCACCTCGTAGTGCGACGGCGATCCCTTTTCGGGGCGTTCGTGAATGCCTTCCCGCGACCAGATCCACTGCGCGCGCCCGCTTCTGAAACACTCCCCCGCTGAATCTGCTCCGCCCATGTATTCCGTGACCCTCCGTGTTCGCTGCGCTTCGTGCGCAGACGGCAGGCGATCATCCACGACCCGCAGCTCCAGATCCATATCGGATTTCATATTTCGGCTAATGGTTTAGAGGCAATCAGCTATCCGGGAATAAAGAGGGAACTACCGGAATTTTAGTCCGCAAGGTATCATTTAAGGGCGCGATCTCCGGGCGCGCCGGCTTTGCGGACGGCCCGGAGGTCCGTCCCTACCTTCACGCACGGGTTCGGCTTGCGTCTCTCGGGTAGGGCGCGATCTCCGGACGCGCCGGGTCGGACAGATTTCCATAAAAATCTACTCAAGGACCAGAAAAGACTCGTCTGAGTCGGAAATAAACTCTTTGATCGCGTGTTCATGCGCAATCATTCGATCCAAAATCGTATTTGTGGAACAATTGCCGAAACGAACATGTACTACCTTGGGCGGATGCCCTTGCACCATCGAAAGATGCACGAAATCCGAATCCTTTGAGACGATGGTAAACCCATTCTTTGCCGCAAAGACCCAAATCGATTCATCCATTTCGCGCACAAGAGCAAAGTCCCTGATATGCTTCGATCCGGGAAATGAAACCGTCAACCGCTGCACCAGCTTGAATGACAGGTTCTGGTCAAACAGCAGCTTCATGCCACCGCCGCAACCAGTCGCTTTTCCCTTGCCGCCGCGAAGGCCAGACACGCGCGTATATCTTCTTCCGTAAGCTCAGGGAAGTCGTTCAGAATCTCCTGAACGGTCATCCCGGAAGCAAGGTACTCCAGAACGTCTGTCACCGTAATCCGCATGCCACGGATACAAGGCTTACCACAGCGTTTGCCGGTTTCTATGGTGATGATCTTCGTATAATCCATATCGTAAATTCTACCTCGGCGACACCCCTGCGCGCAATCCCATTTTACGACCGCGGCGCAGCGGACAGGTCCTCTCCGCCCCACCCCCGGCCAGTATCCAGATCCCGTTCCACGCCATGGGCTACCGATCTGCCGAGCTGACGAGTACGAATTATGTTCACCCTTGCCCCCCGAACCCACCTTCATGCTCTTGATGGTGAACCCCGATCCCGGCAGCGAGCATTTCCATAACCGTACGGCCCTGAACTCTTGACTTGAGCTGTGGAAATACAGTGGGTAGTTTCACGGTTTGAGCACATTACCTGCGGGCGGGGGACAGCATGCCGGGAACGAGAAAGGTGGCGGTGGTAGTGCCGTGGCACGGCTACGGAGCCCGGGTACTGGCCGGGATTTCGCGGTTCGCCCGGCAGCATCCCCAATGGGTGCTGCACCTCGTGCAGTCCGATTCGCCCGTCCTGTACGACGATCTCAAGGAATGGCAGCCGGACGGGATCATCTCGAGCCTGCTCGATACGGCCGACCCCGTGGAGATCCCTCATTACCGGCGTCCCTGGGTATGCATTCTGGCCCGGCCGGACGACCGGCGGCGGCCGTTTGTGACCATTGATGAAGACGCGGTGGGGAGAATGGCGGCGGAGTATTTCGCCGAGCGCGGGCTCCGGTCGTTCGCGTTCATCGGCAACCGGGAGCATGAGTTCTCCATCCAGCGTGCGGAGGCCTTCGAACACGCGCTCAATGAACAGGGATATGCGTGTGATACCTTTCTCTACCGCACCCGCTTCTACAGTCAGACCCGCCGGGAGCGGGTGAACATCGATCGGCGCAAACGTAAGTGGCTCGAACAAATGGAGAAACCAGCCGCGGTTTTCGCCTGCAATGACTGGGAGGCCTTTCAGTTCATCCAGTTCTGCCGGCAGCAGGAATACCGCGTTCCGGAAGAATTCGCCGTCCTCGGCGCGGGAAACGACGAGATGCTCTGCCACGTCTGCAATCCCCCGATGTCGAGCGTCCGCATCCCCTTCGAGCGTGTAGGGTACGAGGCGGCGGAACTGCTCGACCAGCGACTCGATCAAAGAAAGCAGGAACAGCGCGGTCACGAGCTTCCGCCGATGGGACTGGTCAGCCGGCAGTCCACCGACGTCTTCCGTGTGGGGGACGCCGTGGTGGCCAAGGCGCTCGATTTCATCCGGGAACACCTCACCGAACCGATCAAGGTCGAGGATCTCCTGCGTCACGTCTTTGTGTCCCGCACCCTGCTTGAACGCAAATTCAAGACCGAGCTGGGCCGCACCCCGCTCGTCGAGATCCGCCGACAGCGGATCGTGCGCGCCCGGCAGCTTCTCGCGGACACCGACGAATCGATCCTGGAAATCGCCGAGAAGTGCGGCTTCAGCAGCGATATCCGCCTCAGCACCGTCTTCAAAGAGATCACCGGCCAGTCCCCCTCCCAGTACCGGCGGCGCGTCCGCGTCACGTAGCATCGCTGAAAGCCGTCCACGGGAGAAGAGGACCAGTAGAGTAGAGAGGGAGCCACGGGATGAGAGGCGTATAGCCAATGACCGCGGACTGCCCTCCCCCTCGTCGAACCGGACATGCGGATTTCCCGCATCCGGCTCTCGCGGAAGGCATTTGTTGGATGGTTTCACAGGTAGATCAGTCCCATGTTCTTGAAATGCGCGTAGTAGCTCATACCTTCAGGGGGCCAGTAGCCGCGCTGACTGCGTCGTTTCGCATGTCGCGTGAGACGCTGTCGCACGTATCCATTGACGTGGCGGAATGCCACACGCGGATAACCCAGCGAAAAGTAGTTTGCCCATCCTCGCATTTGCATGTTGAGTTCGTCGATCACCGTCGGCAGAGGTTTGAAGCATTGTTCCGGTCCGGTCATCTCCCGAAGCCGATCACGTTCCCGTTGGAGCGCTTTCCGCGACGGTGTCAGGTTCCAGTACCGGCACGGGCGTCCGCCGAGGTCCCGGTCATAGCGGAAGCTATATCCGAGAAAGTCCAGCGTCTGCCCCGGTTCCCGAGCATCGAGTATCCGGGTCTTGTCCCGGTTGATCTTCAGCCCGAGCCACCCTTCTATCTTGGCTTCGATGAACGCTTCGAGTTGCGGACCGATATACCGGGCGAGGACCACGAAGTCATCGGCGTACCTCACCAGTTTGGCCTTCGCCCACCGTGCCGGTCCGTCTTTGCGGTAAAACACCGCATCGAACCAGTGCAGATAGATGTTGGCCAGAAGCGGCGAAATGACCCCGCCTTGCGGCGTGCCCTTGTCGTTGCGCTTCACGGTCGGCGGTTTGCCTTTCTCCGTTTCCTCTACCGGCGCTTTCAGCCACATTCGGATCAGCTTCAGCACGGACCGGTCGGTGACACGCATCTGCACACAAGCGATGAGCTTGTCGTGTGGAATACTGTCGAAATAGCCGGCCAGATCCGCATCATACACCGCACACCGCCCTTGCCGGAGCTCCTGCCCAATCGCCTTCAACGCATCATGCGCCGAGCGCTCAGGCCGGAACCCATGGGAGCAGTCCTTGAAGTCAGCTTCAAAGATCGGTTCCAATATCAGAACCGTAGCGGTCTGCACGACCCGATCCCGCACCGAGGGTATTCCCAAGGGACGGAGTTTCCCGTTCACCTTCTGGATGTAGACCCGCCGCACTTTTCCAGCACGGTAGGTTCGATCCTTCAGGCTGCGTTCAATATCCGCCAAGAAGGCTTCGACTCCTCCTTGACTCTGTTCGATGTCCTCGATGGTCACACCATCGGGGCCTTCTTTTCCGCCGTTAGCGCGTACATGTTTCCATGCCGCCAGCAGAGTGTCGGCCCGGCCAATGTGGCCATAGAGACTGTAGAAGCGAAACCGCTTCTCCTGTTTGGCCTTCTGACTCAGCTTCTGTCTCAGCGCGGCGAGTTTCGGCGGCAAGAGTCTGTCGTCAATGCGATAGTACTCCGTCGCTTCTTCTGTCATAGGTTTCACCAATCAGTCCCCCGCGCTTCTTACTCAGCTCGTCTTCCGCCGAGACCCCTTCGCTCCACGGGCATTACCCCGCTTCATCACTACTACGAGCCTCTCCGACTCCCGCACGCGATCACCCCCGAGGTTATTGATTCCCCCACGGGCTTGTCGGCTTACCCGACATCACGGCGGGCCTCCCAAGTTCCTGGCTGTTCTTTCTGCGCGCGCCGTCTCTTGTTACCCCGGAGGGCCTTGCCGGTGCATATGACCGTTCCTTCCCGACAAGTGCTGGCTTCATCATATCCGATAGGCTGGCCGCCCTCGACTTGTGTAACGAGGCTGAATCAAGTTCGCTTTCGCTACGGCTCGCGCGTTCGCCTTCCCAGGCTTCGACGCCGGGGTTACCCCCGATCACCGCTGGGTCGGCTACATGTGCAACGATCAATTCACACGACTGACTCCTTTCATTCAGTTAGAAACAGCCAAGCTTTGCTTGGCGCACCGAAGGGCACGGATAATGGGTGAACAGGACTCCGACTCGCTCTGTTATTGAATCGCGCAAAGACGCCGGGCTCGCAGAGGAGTGGAATCGGAAACGTGAACGGGGCGGGGCAGGATCTTATCCGTCGTGTAATCCGTGGTCCTCTTTTTCCTCTGACCACAGTCCGGCCATACCGTGGTATCCGTCGTTCAGCGTTCGGAGCACCTTTCCCCGCGAGTGGAATTTATTAACCCAAACACGCATATGCATATAGCGGCGCCGCGAGTCTCCACGTATCGTGTACGGTGCACTCTTTATGCCGGAACCGGATCGGGAGCGTATGACGGACGGAGAAAAAGACATCGCGGCCTCGGCGGACGCGGCGGGCTGGACAATCGAAGAGCACTCGTACCACCCGGCCCGTGAACCGCTCGGCGGGACGCAGTACTGCATCGGCAACGGCTACATGGGCCTGCGCGGGAGTTACGAGGAACTGGGCACGAAGGACGTCCAGGGGCTCTTCGTGGCCGGGGTCTTCCATCGTCGCCTGCGTAAGCAGTTCTGTCGCGCCGATACCTTCTGCCGCAAGCAATACATCTTCGACGAGGAGGCGATGACCACCCCCGAGGAGATCTGCGAAATCCAGAATCTCCCCGATCCCCTCTTCGTACAGATGCAGGTCCATGACCGCCCGTTCCGTCTCTGGGACGGCGAGCTGCTCGAATACCGCCGCCGGCTCGATCTGCGCACGGGGGAACTGGTGCGCACCGTGCGCCGGGACGACGGCGAGGGGCGCATCACGCGCTTCGAGTTCCGCCGCTTCTGCGGGATGGACCGCCGTCACCTGATCATGCAGCGGATCTGCGTCACGCCCGAGAATCACGATGCCGTCCTCGCCTTCCGTTCGGGCATCGATGCCGGCCTGAACGACACCTGCGAAGACACCATACACGAAGAAGCCGAAGACGGGTTCACGCTCAGGAGCACGCTCCCGAGCACCGGCGTATCGGTGTTCCAGGCCGTGCGGCACCGCATCCTCGCAGACGGCCGGCCGGCCGATCCCGCGTGGTCGCGCGGCGAACGACTGCGCCGGCACACCGCATCCACCCGCCTGGAGGTCGCGAAAGGCGAGACGGTCGTCCTCGAAAAAAGCTGCGCGCTGTACTCGTCGCGGGATCCGGACCTCGACGATCCCGCCGAGGCCGCGGTCGAGCTGGCCGACCGCGCGGCGGCGGAGGGCTACGACGCAGCGTTCGGCTCACACGCCGAGGCCTGGCGGCGTCTCTGGCGCGAGACGGACATCCGCATCGAAAACGGTCCCGACGACCAGCGCATGATCCGGTTTGCGATCTTTCATCTGATCATCGCCTCTCCCCACCCCGACTCTTCGGTGAGCATCGCCGCAAAATCGCTGAGCGGCTACGGCTACGGGGGATGTGTGTTCTGGGACGACGACATCAATCTCGCGCCCTTCTACCAGTGGGCACTCCCGGAATACGCGCGCTCCCACCACCGCTACCGGACCCGGATGCTGGACGCCGCCCGCGAATATGCGCAATCCGAAGGCCGCGAAGGCGCGCGCTACCCGTGGCAGAGTTCGGTCTCGGGCCACGAGCACGCGCCCGTATCCATCAACTGCAGCCGCACCCAGATCCACGTCGTACCCGACGTCGCCCATTCCATCTTCCGCTACGCGGCCACCTCCGGCGACCGCGAATTCCTCTACCGCCACGGGCTGGAAGCGGCCGTGGAGAGCAGCCGCTACATGATGCAGCGCCTGGTCCGCCACGAGGCGGAGGATCGTTACGAGATTCACGGCGTCGGCGGCCCCGACGAGTACCATCCGATCACGAACAACAACGCCTACACCAACTGGACGACGGCGGAGGTGCTGCTCCGCACCGCCGATGCGCTCGACGCACTGCGCGCGGAAGACGCAGACCGCGCGCGAGAACTCGAGGCCCGCCTGCAGCTCCGCGACGGCGAGCCGGCCCGCTGGCGCGAGGCCGGACAGAAAATGTTCCGGCCCGTGGACGAGACGACGGGGCTGATCCCGCAGTGCGACGGGTTCTTCGACCTGCAGGACGACTGGGAGCGCGTGGGTTCGGACTGGGGCGGGCCGGGGGCGGAGTATCATCGCTGCAAGGGGATCAAGCAGCCGGACGTCATCCTGCTGCTCACGCTCTTCCCCGAACAGTTCGAGCGACGGCACTGGGTCGCCAACTGGGATTACTACGAACGATTCATTCTGCACGGCTCGTCGCTCAGCCCCTCTATCCACGCCCTGGCGGCCGCGAAGATCGGCCTCGTCCAGCGCGCGCGGTACTATTTCCGGCTGGCCGGATCGTTCGATTTCGAGGACTACAACAACGACTCGGAAGCAGGTATTCACATCGGCAACTGCGGGGGCCTGTGGCAGGCGGCGATCTACGGGTTCGCCGGGCTGGAATTACGCGGCGACACGCTGTACTTCGACCCCCATCTGCCTGAAGAATGGGGGGCCATTTCGTTCCGCCTGCATTTTCGGGGACAGGCCGTCGATGCCGCGGTCCGGTCAGGCGGGGTCGAGATCCGCGCCGACGAAAGCAATCCGGCCCCGGTTCGCATAGGCGGGTTCGGCCGCACGGATGAAGTGCGCGCCGGTGAGACGAAGGAACTGACCGGCCACGCCTCGTGACGGCCCGTCGTACCAACCTGCGCGTTCCCTGTATACATCGAGTTCAGTACGTAAAAGCGTAAAACCCGGAGGAAGAGGCATGAGATCGATGATGAAAGGCGTGCGAACACGAACGGGCATTATGATCGCTCTGATCGTACTGGGGCTCCAGACGATCTCGCGGGCGGCCGTGAACGCGTCGCTCAAGGCAAACCGGCCGTGGAATTTTATCGTCATCCTGCTCGACGACGCCGGCTGGCGCGACCTCGGGTTTACCGGCAATCCGTACATAGAGACGCCCCACATCGACCGGCTCGCCGAACAGGGCATGATCTTTACCGCGGCCCATGCCACCCACCCCTTTTCCGCTCCCTCGCGCCAGAGCATGCTGACGGGCCAGTGGCCCGCGCGCACGGCCTGGACGCGGCGCGGAGAACTCAACCGCCCCGATATGCCGCGCCCCAATGCGCCCTACTCCCCGACCTGGGCGCCGGCGTGGACCCAACAGCGCCCCGAGTTCGCCAGCATTGCGGAAATGCTCAAGAGCAAGGACTATGCTACCGCCCATATCGGAAAATGGCACTTCGGCAATGTCGGCGGCGACGTGACGCCGGAGAGCGAGGGCTTCGACGTCAATTTCGGCGGCGCGGAGACGACGGGCGCGATTAAGAATTACTTCGCCCCGTTTCAGGGTCTGCCCGGCGACGTGGACTCGAAGCCGGGCGAGTACCTGACCCGCCGACTGACCGATGAGACGCTCGACTTCATTCGCGCGAACCGCGAGCGGCCCTTCTACGTGCAGCTGTGGCATTACGCGCCGCACACCCCGATCATGGCACCCGAAAAAGAAGTGCAGTACTACCGCGAAAAGAAGGAACGAATCGGCGACGCGTCGCTCAACCCCACCTACGCCGCCATGCTTGACGTCGTCGACCAGGGCGTCGGCCGCGTCCTGGAGACGCTGGAGGAACTGGGCATCCGGGATCGGACGGTGATCCTGCTCAGTTCCGATAACGGGGGGCGTGAGCTTTTCGGATCGGTCCCGATCACCTCCGTGGACCCCTACCGCGGCGAGAAACGCTACACTTATCTCGGCGGCTTGCGGGTACCGATGGCCATCCACTGGCCGGGTGCCGTGCAGGGCGCCAGGTCAGATCTCCCCGTGTGCATCATGGATTTCTATCCCACGATTCTCGACATCGCGGGCGTCCCGCTCCCTGAAGAACAGCCCACGGACGGGATCAGCCTGAAACCCCTGCTGACCACCGGACGGCAGCCGGATCTCGGGCGGCGCCCACTCTTCTGGTACAACGTGACCGCGCTGCTGGGCGACGACGCGACCCCGGTCGTTCCGGTCGCCGCGTTGCAGCGCGGCCCCTGGCGTCTGGTACGGAATTTCGGCCTGCCGCCGGAACTCTATCATGTCGGGGACGATCCCGGCGAAAGCCGGAACCTGGCCGACCGGAACCCTGAAGTGCTCGCCGCCCTGCAGAAGACGCTCGCGGGCTGGCTCAAGGACACCGGCATCGCCCTCCCCACACCCAACTCGCAGTACGACCCGGATTACGTCATTCCGCGTCAGGTCTCCGGGGAGATCCTCCCCCGCGACCTCTCCCCCGTACGCGAATGGGAACCCGGTGCAGCGAACAGTTCGTGGCGCGCCCGGCGGATGATCACGCTCGCGCGCGACCGCGGGGTGCTGCGCATGAAATCCGGGGGCGTCTACCCGGTCGCCGGTACGGCGGACGCGGAAGGGCTCACCGCCGGGCGGTATGCCGTGCAGGTGGAACTGAAGGTGGCCACGGGAGGGAGAATCCGGTTCAGCTGCCACGACCGTAAAAGCCGGACCACGACGGTCGAATTCTTCCCGAAGCGGGACGGCTCGTGGCACACGCTCACCGGGGTGTTCGAGATCGGCCACGAGCCGGAATCGTTCAGCCTGGCCGCGCCTACGCATCTCAACATGGGCGGTCACTACGATCCCTCGACCCAACCCGACTACATCGAGGTACGCGCCATCCGGCTCTACAGGATGGCCTACGAATGAGAGCCACCCCATGGCATTGTTTTTTTTATTAAACATCATATGCATATCGATATTCTAAACAGAGCCGGGATTTAGGATTGTGTACGTATTACCGTTTAGGGGGGAACGATCATGAGTCGCAGCCGCAGAGACTTTCTTCGATCTTTGGCCTGGACCGGCGCGGCGGCCGCTGCGTCGGGTACCGCCGCAACGGCGGGACGTCCCACCCGGCCCAACATCGTCCTCCTCTTCGCCGACGACCTCGGTTATGCAGACATCGGGCTGCATGGTGCGCAGGATCTCAAGACCCCGAACATCGATGCCCTCGGCCTGAACGGGATGCAGTTTGAGCAGGGGTATGTGACCTACCCCGCCTGCGGTCCGTCGCGCGCCAGTCTGATGACGGGGCGTCATCACCACCGGATCGGATTCCCGACCAACCCGGACCAGGTGATTCCGACCCGCCCCGGCAATCCGCGCGGGCTCTCGCAGGAGGAAATTACACTGCCCGAGCTGTTAAAGCGCCGGGGCTACGCCACCGGCATGGTCGGCAAGTGGCACCTCGGTCATTCGTTCGACGACCACCCGATCAAGCACGGGTTCGACGAGTTCTACGGCTTCATGGGTTCGCTCTACCGCTACTTCGATCTCGGGAATCTGAAGCCCCCGAAATGCATCATGCGCGGGACCGAGCGCGTCCATGAGAAGGAATACCTGACCTACGCCTTCGCGCGGGAGGCCAACCACTTTATCGCGCGTCACCGCGATGAACCTTTCTTCCTGTACGTGGCTTTCAATGCCGTGCACACGCCGCTGATGGATGATGAGGATCCGGGTCCGGTCGACATTCCGTTGAACGGGGTCGACGATCCCCGCGAGAACCGCAAGACGTACATCAACATGGTCGAAGCGCTCGATACCGCGGTGGGGGATATCCGCGCGAAGCTGCGCGAGGCGGGACTGGAGGAAAACACCCTCGTCTTTTTCATCAGCGATAACGGCGGTGCGCGCAAGACGGGCGCCTACCGTAACGACCCGTTGCGCGACTACAAAGGCACGCTGTTTGAAGGCGGTATCCGCGTTCCCTTCCTCGCGGAATGGCCCGGTACGATCCCCGCCGGCTCGCGGTATCAGCCCGTCGTCTCCTCGATGGACGTCTACGCGACCTGCGCCCGTCTCGCCGGGGCCTCGCTGCCCGGCGACCGCGTCTACGACTCGGCGGATCTGACGCCCGTGCTCGCCGGCCGCAGCGCAAAACCGCTCCATGACGAACCTCTCTTCTGGAAAGCCCAGGGGATGAAAGCGGTGAGGGACGGCGACTGGAAGCTGGTCGTCACCCGCGACGGCAGGCCGCATCTTTACGACATCCGCAATGACATTGGCGAAGAAGTGGATCTCGCCACAGTTTATCCCGAACGAACCCGTACGCTAATGCGCGCATTTGAGCGCTGGGAAGCGACGCTGCCGCCGCCGGACTTCAAGCGGTTTCCCGCCGAAGAATACCGCCGCTGGGAAAAGCGACAGGAGCGCGCCTCCGGATGAAACGCCGCGCCTTCACACTGATCGAACTGCTGGTGGTCATCGCGATCGTCGCCCTGCTGCTCAGCATCCTGTTCCCGCTGATCGAGCAGGGCGTCTCGTTCGCGCGCGACGCGCAGTGCAAATCCAACCTCCGCAATCTGGCCATCGCCCAGAAACAGTATACTGCCGACCACGGCATCCATACCTTCGTCTGGGGCAATAACGATGAAGGCTCGCCCTACGAGGGGATACCGTGGTACGCCCTGCGCTGGGAGCACAGCCTGTTGCCCTATACCAAGGACTCCCCCGGCGACCAGTTCCGCGTCCCCAACTATGAGGTCCTCGAGAAGCTGATGTACGAGGGCGTGTATCGCTGTCCCGAGATTCCCGCCGACACCCCCGATCCGCTCGACGACTCAGGCACCAAGACCTACCGCATGTCCTACTCGATGAACAAGTGGCTCAGCCAGGAAAACTCCAAAGCCCGAAACATCAATGTGTACAGGCACAGCATGTGGAACCCCCAGCTTGTACAGCACCCCGCCAAAACCCTGCTCTATAATCGACAGCCATAACCGGCCCTGGCTTTACTGGAAGGACGACTTTGATCCGGACGAGGAGACGCCCGGGCAGATCGAATACCGCCACGACGGGCACGCCAATATGTGCTTTTACGACGAACACGTGGAAGAGCTTACCGAATATTAGGGACAAATAATTTCCGAGGAAGATCCTTCGCGGGGGACGCACTATAACTACGAGGTCGATTCACGGGTCTATCTGATCCGCCATCGCTGAGCGGATAGTTCCCTTTTTGCAGACGCCGCGAAGAATACGGATGACACCACCGCGTAAGAACGAGTAGACAAGCACGATGAACCGGATCACGCGACGATCGTTCAATGCCGGAGCCCTCACGCTGCCCGCGCTCGCTGCGGCGGTGTCGGACGAACGCGGTCGTCGGCCTAACATCCTCTGGATCACGGCGGAGGACATGGGTCCTCATCTCGGAGCGTACGGGGACGCCTGCGCGAAGACGCCCCGGCTCGACCGCCTCGCCGGGGAGGGCATGCTGTTTCTGCGCTGTTTCAGCAATGCGCCGGTCTGCGGGCCGGCGCGCTCCACACTCATTACCGGCCGCTATCCGCCGTCGCTCGGAAGCCAGAACATGCGCACCCGCGTTCCGTTCGCCGGACGCACCTTCAGCGGAATGCTTCGCGAACACGGCTACTACTGCTCCAACCATCATAAGGAGGATTACCACTTCCCCACCCCGCCGGAGGCGTGGGACGACAGTTCGCGCG
It contains:
- the ltrA gene encoding group II intron reverse transcriptase/maturase, translated to MTEEATEYYRIDDRLLPPKLAALRQKLSQKAKQEKRFRFYSLYGHIGRADTLLAAWKHVRANGGKEGPDGVTIEDIEQSQGGVEAFLADIERSLKDRTYRAGKVRRVYIQKVNGKLRPLGIPSVRDRVVQTATVLILEPIFEADFKDCSHGFRPERSAHDALKAIGQELRQGRCAVYDADLAGYFDSIPHDKLIACVQMRVTDRSVLKLIRMWLKAPVEETEKGKPPTVKRNDKGTPQGGVISPLLANIYLHWFDAVFYRKDGPARWAKAKLVRYADDFVVLARYIGPQLEAFIEAKIEGWLGLKINRDKTRILDAREPGQTLDFLGYSFRYDRDLGGRPCRYWNLTPSRKALQRERDRLREMTGPEQCFKPLPTVIDELNMQMRGWANYFSLGYPRVAFRHVNGYVRQRLTRHAKRRSQRGYWPPEGMSYYAHFKNMGLIYL
- a CDS encoding alpha-L-rhamnosidase C-terminal domain-containing protein, with the protein product MKSDMDLELRVVDDRLPSAHEAQRTRRVTEYMGGADSAGECFRSGRAQWIWSREGIHERPEKGSPSHYEVRRFRRTFELESVEGKRCAAAISADSRYRLYCNGVSVDRGPAKGDVVHQCYRELDLTPHLRPGRNVIAALVMDMSPVRCWPPELGAPCSVMSFAGGLILEGAVTDESGADIERLDTDAQWKVDIDRAFSFHNEGCPYGGFVGYFERFDARAEPAGWAQPSFDDGEWAAARELYPGTRFDDRRDAPSPYGLLPEMTAPMFESDPRLPGEVFLPGGEEPDEAWRRFAGGEALEVPARSEVTVLFDAGALQTGYPVLETEGGQGASVRLRYAEALRLPWSTPGANILGRPVDMSGVSTGYADETTGWTFDHRGTMTGWYDEITLDGAARRWEPFHWRTFQFLELTLKTGGEPVTMGGLRYRFCAHPFEDEAWSFTCSDERFNRMADISWRTFRLCAHETFEDCPYYEQMQYPGDNVITSRINMLAGGKTDLSRQALHHFAWSITAEGITQCRYPSTLPVVIPSWSLHTVMMAGDYYEWSGDADTIRELMPAMRSIMDWFGRHTDDRGLPSRLPHWNIVDWSPRWDRGQPPGWDRGPTCIISSQYVYTLRVMADLERAVGETERADALDRRSEDLAGAVYDLFWNADRGVYEDCPGGPDASRYGQAWALLAGAVPEAMRETVVDRMLADDSLDPASFFGCYYLIRALHETGHYDRFPEVIDRWNEMIDGGLSTWAEELTYWRSLCHAWSAFPLLEFLGGVLGIRAGRPGFEEIVVAPHPLHLTAASGHVTTPRGRVEVAWKVENDGLDLQVRGPEDVPLRVILPDGAEHRSNGGAFRVTA
- a CDS encoding DUF433 domain-containing protein; the encoded protein is MDYTKIITIETGKRCGKPCIRGMRITVTDVLEYLASGMTVQEILNDFPELTEEDIRACLAFAAAREKRLVAAVA
- a CDS encoding DUF5615 family PIN-like protein, encoding MKLLFDQNLSFKLVQRLTVSFPGSKHIRDFALVREMDESIWVFAAKNGFTIVSKDSDFVHLSMVQGHPPKVVHVRFGNCSTNTILDRMIAHEHAIKEFISDSDESFLVLE
- a CDS encoding xylose operon transcription regulator XylR, encoding MPGTRKVAVVVPWHGYGARVLAGISRFARQHPQWVLHLVQSDSPVLYDDLKEWQPDGIISSLLDTADPVEIPHYRRPWVCILARPDDRRRPFVTIDEDAVGRMAAEYFAERGLRSFAFIGNREHEFSIQRAEAFEHALNEQGYACDTFLYRTRFYSQTRRERVNIDRRKRKWLEQMEKPAAVFACNDWEAFQFIQFCRQQEYRVPEEFAVLGAGNDEMLCHVCNPPMSSVRIPFERVGYEAAELLDQRLDQRKQEQRGHELPPMGLVSRQSTDVFRVGDAVVAKALDFIREHLTEPIKVEDLLRHVFVSRTLLERKFKTELGRTPLVEIRRQRIVRARQLLADTDESILEIAEKCGFSSDIRLSTVFKEITGQSPSQYRRRVRVT